The following coding sequences lie in one Apium graveolens cultivar Ventura chromosome 3, ASM990537v1, whole genome shotgun sequence genomic window:
- the LOC141711115 gene encoding non-functional NADPH-dependent codeinone reductase 2-like → MALQSIPEVTLRSSNGKTMPVLGLGTGVAPIPAPEAVIKAVLEAIELGYRMFDTASVYQTEEALGEAVSQAISLGLIESRSEVFITSKLWCTDNHGDFVLPALKKTLQNMKLKYLDQYLIHFPVSMKHGANPFPADPEDVVPMDIKSVWTAMEECQTLGLTKSIGVSNFSCKKLGDILAFANIPPAINQVEMNPTWQQGKLKEFCQANGIKIAAYSPLGAAGAHWGTKGVLESEVLMEIAKTKGKSVAQVALRWAYEQGVVIVMRSFNKDRLKQNLEIFGWELSDEESQKITEMPQSRACFAKMFISETGVIKSVEELWDGEL, encoded by the exons ATGGCTCTACAAAGTATTCCAGAAGTTACTCTAAGGTCCAGCAATGGAAAAACTATGCCGGTTTTGGGACTAGGCACAGGAGTCGCTCCCATTCCAGCACCAGAAGCAGTGATTAAGGCAGTGCTTGAAGCAATTGAGCTCGGTTATAGAATGTTTGACACTGCTTCTGTTTACCAGACAGAGGAAGCTCTTGGTGAAGCTGTATCTCAAGCTATTAGCCTTGGTTTGATTGAGTCGCGCAGTGAAGTATTTATCACCTCCAAGCTCTGGTGCACTGATAATCATGGCGACTTTGTGCTCCCTGCCCTCAAGAAAACTCTGCA GAATATGAAGTTAAAGTATCTTGATCAATATCTTATTCATTTTCCTGTGAGTATGAAGCATGGGGCTAACCCTTTTCCAGCAGACCCTGAAGATGTTGTTCCGATGGACATCAAATCTGTTTGGACAGCAATGGAAGAGTGCCAAACACTCGGACTTACAAAATCAATAGGTGTGAGTAACTTCTCTTGCAAGAAGCTTGGTGACATTCTGGCTTTCGCAAATATTCCTCCAGCGATCAATCAA GTGGAGATGAACCCGACATGGCAACAAGGGAAGCTGAAGGAGTTCTGCCAGGCAAATGGAATCAAGATAGCTGCTTACTCTCCTCTTGGAGCAGCAGGAGCACATTGGGGAACCAAAGGAGTATTGGAATCTGAGGTTTTAATGGAAATTGCTAAAACGAAAGGAAAATCTGTAGCTCAAGTGGCTTTAAGATGGGCTTATGAGCAAGGGGTTGTCATTGTGATGAGGAGCTTCAACAAAGACAGACTAAAGCAGAATCTTGAAATTTTCGGGTGGGAGTTGAGTGATGAAGAGTCCCAGAAGATTACTGAAATGCCGCAGAGCAGGGCTTGCTTTGCAAAGATGTTCATCTCTGAAACTGGTGTTATCAAGTCAGTTGAGGAGCTCTGGGATGGAGAACTTTAA